A section of the Capra hircus breed San Clemente chromosome 23, ASM170441v1, whole genome shotgun sequence genome encodes:
- the LOC102168905 gene encoding LOW QUALITY PROTEIN: BOLA class I histocompatibility antigen, alpha chain BL3-7 (The sequence of the model RefSeq protein was modified relative to this genomic sequence to represent the inferred CDS: inserted 2 bases in 2 codons; substituted 1 base at 1 genomic stop codon), translating into MRVMGPRTLLLLLQGALVLTETWAGSHSLRYFYTAVSRPGRGEPRFIAVGYVDDTEFVRLDSDAPDPRMEPRGRWVXQEGPEYWDLSTRRTEDAAPTFXKNLNTLRGYYNRSEAETHTLQEMYGCDVEPDGRLLRGYSQYGYEGRDYIALNEDLRSWTAADTAAQITKGKFEQRGAAEPVCNYLNGECVEGLRRYLEKGKDKLLRAEPPKTHVAHHPISEREVTLGCWALGFYPEEISLTWQRDXEDQIQDMELVETRPSGDGTFHKWVALMVPSGEEQRCTCPVQHEGLQEPLTLRWEPPQTFFLTVGIIVGLVLLMVAGAGIWRKKCSGEKGESYTQAASSELSSDQSFDV; encoded by the exons ATGCGGGTCATGGGGCCGAGaaccctcctgctgctgctgcaggggGCGCTGGTCCTGACCGAGACCTGGGCGG gctcCCACTCCCTGAGATATTTCTACACCGCCGTGTCCCGGCCCGGCCGCGGGGAGCCCCGCTTCATCGCCGTCGGCTACGTGGACGACACAGAGTTCGTGCGGCTCGACAGCGACGCCCCGGATCCGAGGATGGAGCCGCGGGGGCGGTGGG GGCAGGAGGGGCCCGAGTATTGGGATCTGAGCACGCGTAGAACCGAGGACGCCGCACCGACTTTCTGAAAGAATCTGAACACCCTGCGCGGCTACTACAACCGGAGCGAGGCCG AGACTCACACCCTCCAGGAGATGTACGGCTGCGACGTGGAGCCGGACGGGCGTCTCCTCCGCGGGTACAGTCAGTACGGCTACGAGGGCAGAGATTACATCGCCCTGAACGAGGACCTGCGCTCCTGGACCGCGGCGGACACGGCGGCTCAGATCACCAAAGGCAAGTTTGAGCAGCGCGGTGCTGCGGAGCCTGTGTGCAACTACCTGAACGGCGAGTGCGTGGAGGGGCTCCGCAggtacctggagaagggaaaggacaaGCTGCTGCGCGCAG AGCCTCCAAAGACCCATGTGGCCCATCACCCCATCTCTGAGCGTGAGGTCACCCTGgggtgctgggccctgggcttCTACCCTGAGGAGATCTCACTGACATGGCAGCGTG ACGAAGACCAGATCCAGGACATGGAGCTTGTGGAGACCAGGCCTTCAGGAGATGGAACCTTCCATAAGTGGGTGGCCCTAATGGTGCCTTCTGGAGAGGAGCAGAGATGCACGTGCCCTGTGCAGCATGAGGGGCTTCAGGAGCCCCTCACCCTGAGATGGG aACCTCCTCAGACCTTCTTCCTCACCGTGGGGATCATTGTTGGCCTGGTTCTCCTCATGGTGGCTGGAGCTGGGATCTGGAGGAAGAAGTGCtcag gtgaaaaaggagagagcTACACTCAGGCTGCAA GCAGTGAACTTTCATCAGACCAGAGCTTTGATGTATGA